One window of Ziziphus jujuba cultivar Dongzao chromosome 5, ASM3175591v1 genomic DNA carries:
- the LOC107403486 gene encoding 7-deoxyloganetin glucosyltransferase-like, producing the protein MGSKTFTKKPHAVCIPFPAQGHITPMFQLAKVFHSKGFHITFVNTEFNHERLLKSRGLNALHGLPSFRFRTIPDGLPLIDVEATQDIPSLCDSTKRNCLPPFRNLISDLNSSLDVPPVSCIVSDGAMSFTLEAAEELGIPQVLFWTPSGCGFMAYVHYHKLIEKGFTPLKDESYITNEYLDTVIDWIPGIKEIRLRDIPTFIRTTDINDTMVNFVVVEIERAKRASAIVLNTFDALEHDVLYALASIFPLVYSIGPLNLLVNQITDDKTKSIGSNLWKEETECLKWLDNKEPNSVVYVNFGSITVMTAEQLVEFAWGLANSNKTFFWVIRPDLVTGETAVLPEEFTRMTKERGMLASWCPQEQVLNHPAIGGFLTHSGWNSTLESLCAGVPMLCWPFFAEQQTNCRYCCKDWGIGMEIENDAKRHQIESLVRELMDGDKGREMKTKALEWRKLALEASTSPHGSSVLNLDDMVNRVCLASKC; encoded by the exons ATGGGTTCCAAAACCTTCACAAAGAAGCCTCATGCAGTGTGCATACCATTCCCTGCTCAAGGCCACATAACCCCTATGTTCCAACTTGCTAAAGTCTTCCATTCCAAAGGCTTTCATATCACCTTTGTTAACACCGAGTTCAACCATGAACGCCTCCTTAAATCCCGAGGTCTCAATGCCCTCCACGGCCTCCCTTCTTTTAGGTTTCGAACCATCCCCGACGGCCTCCCCCTGATCGACGTCGAAGCCACTCAAGATATACCTTCCTTGTGTGATTCCACCAAGAGAAACTGCTTACCTCCCTTTAGGAACCTTATATCCGATCTCAATTCTTCACTGGACGTTCCTCCGGTATCTTGCATAGTTTCTGATGGTGCTATGAGCTTCACTCTTGAAGCCGCCGAAGAACTTGGTATTCCCCAAGTACTATTCTGGACACCAAGTGGTTGCGGATTCATGGCCTACGTTCATTACCATAAACTCATCGAAAAGGGTTTTACACCTCTTAAAG ATGAAAGTTATATCACAAATGAGTATTTGGATACGGTAATAGATTGGATACCAGGCATCAAAGAGATCAGATTGAGAGACATCCCCACATTTATTAGAACGACGGACATAAATGACACCATGGTAAATTTTGTGGTGGTTGAGATTGAAAGGGCCAAAAGAGCTTCTGCCATCGTTTTGAACACCTTCGATGCACTCGAACATGACGTTTTGTATGCACTTGCATCCATTTTTCCTCTTGTTTACTCCATTGGACCACTAAATCTTCTAGTTAATCAGATTACTGACGATAAGACGAAGTCGATTGGATCAAATCTTTGGAAAGAGGAAACAGAGTGCCTAAAATGGCTAGACAACAAGGAACCTAACTCTGTTGTCTACGTCAATTTCGGAAGTATCACTGTCATGACAGCCGAGCAATTGGTAGAGTTTGCTTGGGGACTTGCAAATAGCAACAAAACGTTTTTTTGGGTCATTAGGCCTGATCTTGTAACCGGTGAAACTGCGGTACTTCCTGAAGAGTTTACGAGGATGACCAAAGAGCGAGGTATGTTGGCGAGTTGGTGTCCGCAGGAGCAAGTTCTGAACCACCCGGCCATCGGAGGGTTCTTGACTCACAGTGGCTGGAACTCGACGCTGGAGAGCCTGTGTGCAGGAGTGCCGATGCTTTGCTGGCCGTTCTTCGCCGAGCAACAGACCAACTGTCGGTACTGTTGTAAAGATTGGGGGATTGGGATGGAGATTGAGAATGATGCAAAAAGACACCAAATAGAGAGTCTTGTCAGAGAGTTGATGGATGGTGACAAGGGTAGAGAAATGAAGACGAAAGCTCTGGAATGGAGAAAGTTGGCACTGGAGGCTTCTACTTCACCACATGGTTCTTCCGTACTTAATTTGGATGATATGGTTAATCGTGTTTGTTTGGCATCCAAATGTTAg